Proteins encoded by one window of Nicotiana tabacum cultivar K326 chromosome 10, ASM71507v2, whole genome shotgun sequence:
- the LOC107811911 gene encoding LOW QUALITY PROTEIN: putative WRKY transcription factor 26 (The sequence of the model RefSeq protein was modified relative to this genomic sequence to represent the inferred CDS: deleted 2 bases in 1 codon), with translation MAASSTIIDTSSMQNSSFSFPTSSSSFMTSSFTELLASDDYPTKSKGLGDRIAERTGSGVPKFKSLPPPSLPLSPPPFSPSSYFAIPPGLSPTELLDSPVLLSASNILPSPTTGTFPAQAFNWKSSRHQGVKQEDKNYSDFSFQPQFGQSFPSVSPSQTNLVPLKKQSWNYQESRNQNDQSSENANGRTEFNTMQSLKNNGQSNQYNNQSATNIKQSSRSEDGYNWRKYGQKQVKGSENPRSYYKCTFPNCPTKKKVERCLDGQITEIVYKGNHNHPKPTQSTRRSSSLAIQPLTVQPYSTQTNEIPDHQSYGSNATPENSSISFGDDDHDHEQSSQKSRSRGDDNEEEEPDSKRWKRESESEGLSAPGSRTVREPRVVVQTTSDIDILDDGYRWRKYGQKVVKGNPNPRSYYKCTSPGCPVRKHVERASQDIRSVITTYEGKHNHDVPAARGSGINRPVAPNITYNNGANAMAIRPSVTSQIPLQSIRPQQSPFTLEMLHKPSNYNGFSGYVNSEDSYENQLQDNNVFSRAKDEPRDDMFMETLLC, from the exons ATGGCAGCTTCCTCAACAATCATAGACACATCATCTATGCAGAATTCAAGTTTCTCTTTtccaacttcatcttcttcattcaTGACTTCTTCATTCACTGAACTTCTTGCTTCTGATGATTATCCAACAAAGAGcaaaggacttggtgataggattGCAGAGAGAACTGGTTCTGGAGTTCCCAAGTTTAAGTCACTTCCACCTCCTTCACtacccctttctcctcctcctttttcTCCTTCCTCTTACTTTGCTATTCCTCCTGGCTTAAGCCCTACTGAACTCTTGGACTCTCCTGTTCTTTTGTCTGCTTCCAAC ATTCTTCCATCTCCAACAACAGGGACATTTCCAGCTCAGGCTTTTAACTGGAAGAGCAGCCGCCATCAGGGTGTCAAACAGGAAGACAAAAACTACTCTGATTTCTCTTTCCAGCCCCAATTTGGACAATCTTTTCCATCAGTCTCTCCGTCCCAAACTAATCTTGTCCCTTTG AAGAAACAATCATGGAATTATCAAGAATCAAGAAATCAGAATGATCAATCATCTGAAAATGCTAATGGAAGAACTGAATTCAACACTATGCAGAGCTTGAAAAATAATGGTCAGAGCAACCAATATAACAACCAATCAGCAACCAATATA AAGCAATCATCAAGATCAGAAGATGGGTACAATTGGAGGAAATATGGGCAGAAACAAGTGAAGGGTAGTGAAAATCCAAGAAGTTACTATAAATGTACTTTCCCAAATTGTCCCACAAAGAAAAAAGTAGAGAGGTGTTTAGATGGACAAATTACTGAAATTGTGTACAAGGGTAATCACAACCATCCAAAGCCGACTCAGTCTACTAGGAGATCCTCCTCTTTAGCCATCCAACCTTTAACCGTCCAACCTTACAGTACACAAACTAATGAAATCCCAGATCATCAGTCATATGGTTCAAATGCAACACCTGAGAATTCTTCCATTTCATTTGGTGATGATGATCATGATCATGAGCAAAGCTCTCAAAAGAGTAGGTCAAGAGGAGAtgataatgaagaagaagaaccaGACTCAAAAAGATG GAAAAGAGAAAGCGAAAGTGAAGGTTTATCAGCACCAGGAAGCAGAACAGTAAGAGAACCTAGAGTTGTAGTTCAAACAACAAGTGATATTGATATTCTAGATGATGGTTATAGATGGAGGAAGTATGGTCAAAAAGTAGTGAAAGGAAATCCTAATCCAAG GAGCTACTACAAATGCACAAGTCCAGGATGTCCAGTAAGAAAACATGTGGAACGAGCATCACAAGATATAAGATCAGTGATAACAACTTATGAAGGAAAACACAACCATGATGTTCCAGCAGCTAGGGGCAGTGGCATAAACCGACCTGTCGCACCAAACATTACTTACAACAATGGTGCCAATGCCATGGCCATAAGGCCTTCTGTCACATCTCAAATTCCATTGCAAAGTATAAGGCCACAACAATCTCCCTTTACACTAGAGATGTTGCACAAGCCTAGTAATTATAATGGTTTCTCAGGATATGTAAATTCAGAGGATTCATATGAAAACCAACTTCAGGACAATAATGTATTTTCCAGAGCAAAGGACGAGCCTCGAGATGACATGTTTATGGAGACATTGCTCTGCTGA